A region from the Lagopus muta isolate bLagMut1 chromosome 27, bLagMut1 primary, whole genome shotgun sequence genome encodes:
- the LOC125685327 gene encoding nascent polypeptide-associated complex subunit alpha, muscle-specific form-like isoform X2: protein MQPTFGNAAVPVTLQPLYVPVVTHVVPQVWPGVPRVWGQGAQLPPGGPPPSVRQLPPWGLHPGTAPPAAPAHRWGHPLQAGTPQPPQPMGLWPGAVFHAQPPQPAGGCPLQDPHRRVLPPAPPAQQQGLPAPCTLPASWQQAAGPFADAVVLTEGQGHPAPTDACPQPTAAPLGCSSAALDSGAATASADVAEDVADLLPWISGESVVCRGGGWASTPRGGGKAGIAPAGIFLLFAELTSNAGILVDTSEIDDVLAWLSNEGTPSSAVPGDKDIDSLLTWMAEASSCPEVPQPPLPAVPSSLSTSPAVGAAPDLPTSGGQLGREAQAVAGPLGEPFSGQPASSESRLRGHLMEEARQRQPRVLLSRLALPTHLDARVPPSAQTARLMEEAKQRQPRVLLSRLALPTHLDARVPPSAQTARLMEEAKQRQPRVLLARLALPPGCTSFRVPDGRRQGGIEPAECPAPARSARKGRSRGREQRKDSVPAGKRKLPPGHDAPRHKRRR, encoded by the exons ATGCAGCCCACCTTTGGCAACGCAGCAGTGCCGGTGACACTGCAACCCCTCTACGTCCCCGTTGTCACCCACGTGGTGCCTCAGGTCTGGCCTGGGGTGCCCCGTGTCTGGGGACAGGGAGCGCAGCTCCCACCCGGGGGGCCGCCTCCATCTGTGCGTCAGCTCCCACCTTGGGGGCTGCACCCAGGGACGGCTCCCCCCGCGGCCCCTGCCCACCGCTGGGGACATcccctgcaggcagggacaccgCAGCCCCCGCAGCCGATGGGGCTGTGGCCTGGGGCCGTGTTCCACGcgcagcccccgcagcccgCAGGCGGCTGCCCGCTGCAGGACCCCCATCGCCGCGTCCTTCCGCCGGCACCTCCAGCGCAGCAGCAGGGGCTCCCCGCGCCCTGCACCCTGCCCGCCAGCTGGCAGCAGGCGGCGGGGCCCTTTGCAGATGCCGTGGTGCTCACGGAGGGCCAGGGGCACCCAGCACCCACCGACGCGTGCCCCCAACCCACCGCAGCTCCGCTCGGCTGCAGCAGCGCGGCGCTGGACTCAGGTG CGGCGACAGCGAGCGCAGACGTGGCGGAGGACGTTGCTGATCTGCTCCCGTGGATCAGCGGTGAGTCTGTGGTCTGCAGAGGGGGCGGGTGGGCGTCCACACCGAGGGGGGGTGGGAAAGCTGGCATTGCCCCTGCGGGGATCTTCTTGCTCTTTGCAGAACTGACATCCAACGCAGGCATCCTGGTCGACACCTCGGAGATCGATGATGTGCTGGCGTGGCTCAGCAACG aagGGACCCCCAGCTCAGCCGTTCCAGGGGACAAGGACATCGACAGTCTGCTCACCTGGATGGCTG aagcGTCGAGTTGCCCGGAGGTCCCCCAGCCGCCACTGCCAGCCGTCcccagcagcctcagcaccTCTCCTGCCGTCGGAGCGGCCCCCGACCTTCCCACGAGCGGCGGGCAGCTCGGCAGAGAGGCGCAGGCTGTCGCCGGGCCCCTCGGGGAGCCGTTCTCAGGGCAGCCGGCATCCTCTGAGTCGCGGCTCCGCGGGCACCTGATGGAGGAGGCGCGGCAGAGGCAGCCCCGGGTGCTTCTCAGCCGCCTTGCGCTGCCGACCCACCTGGACGCTCGCGTGCCTCCTTCGGCCCAGACCGCACGGCTGATGGAGGAGGCGAAGCAGAGGCAGCCCCGGGTGCTTCTCAGCCGCCTGGCGCTGCCGACCCACCTGGATGCTCGCGTGCCTCCTTCGGCCCAGACTGCACGGCTGATGGAGGAGGCGAAGCAGAGGCAGCCCCGGGTGCTTCTCGCCCGCCTGGCGCTGCCGCCCGGCTGTACCTCCTTCCGCGTGCCGGACGGCCGCCGCCAGGGTGGCATCGAGCCGGCCGAGTGCCCGGCGCCCGCCCGCAGCGCCAGGaaaggcaggagcagagggcGCGAGCAGCGCAAGGACAGCGTCCCGGCCGGGAAGAGGAAGCTGCCCCCGGGCCACGACGCTCCGCGGCACAAACGGCGGCGCTAG
- the LOC125685327 gene encoding uncharacterized protein LOC125685327 isoform X1: MQPTFGNAAVPVTLQPLYVPVVTHVVPQVWPGVPRVWGQGAQLPPGGPPPSVRQLPPWGLHPGTAPPAAPAHRWGHPLQAGTPQPPQPMGLWPGAVFHAQPPQPAGGCPLQDPHRRVLPPAPPAQQQGLPAPCTLPASWQQAAGPFADAVVLTEGQGHPAPTDACPQPTAAPLGCSSAALDSGAATASADVAEDVADLLPWISGESVVCRGGGWASTPRGGGKAGIAPAGIFLLFAELTSNAGILVDTSEIDDVLAWLSNEGTPSSAVPGDKDIDSLLTWMAGECRGRSGGGRMSAPSGCGKAAVIVLGVFAFPEASSCPEVPQPPLPAVPSSLSTSPAVGAAPDLPTSGGQLGREAQAVAGPLGEPFSGQPASSESRLRGHLMEEARQRQPRVLLSRLALPTHLDARVPPSAQTARLMEEAKQRQPRVLLSRLALPTHLDARVPPSAQTARLMEEAKQRQPRVLLARLALPPGCTSFRVPDGRRQGGIEPAECPAPARSARKGRSRGREQRKDSVPAGKRKLPPGHDAPRHKRRR; the protein is encoded by the exons ATGCAGCCCACCTTTGGCAACGCAGCAGTGCCGGTGACACTGCAACCCCTCTACGTCCCCGTTGTCACCCACGTGGTGCCTCAGGTCTGGCCTGGGGTGCCCCGTGTCTGGGGACAGGGAGCGCAGCTCCCACCCGGGGGGCCGCCTCCATCTGTGCGTCAGCTCCCACCTTGGGGGCTGCACCCAGGGACGGCTCCCCCCGCGGCCCCTGCCCACCGCTGGGGACATcccctgcaggcagggacaccgCAGCCCCCGCAGCCGATGGGGCTGTGGCCTGGGGCCGTGTTCCACGcgcagcccccgcagcccgCAGGCGGCTGCCCGCTGCAGGACCCCCATCGCCGCGTCCTTCCGCCGGCACCTCCAGCGCAGCAGCAGGGGCTCCCCGCGCCCTGCACCCTGCCCGCCAGCTGGCAGCAGGCGGCGGGGCCCTTTGCAGATGCCGTGGTGCTCACGGAGGGCCAGGGGCACCCAGCACCCACCGACGCGTGCCCCCAACCCACCGCAGCTCCGCTCGGCTGCAGCAGCGCGGCGCTGGACTCAGGTG CGGCGACAGCGAGCGCAGACGTGGCGGAGGACGTTGCTGATCTGCTCCCGTGGATCAGCGGTGAGTCTGTGGTCTGCAGAGGGGGCGGGTGGGCGTCCACACCGAGGGGGGGTGGGAAAGCTGGCATTGCCCCTGCGGGGATCTTCTTGCTCTTTGCAGAACTGACATCCAACGCAGGCATCCTGGTCGACACCTCGGAGATCGATGATGTGCTGGCGTGGCTCAGCAACG aagGGACCCCCAGCTCAGCCGTTCCAGGGGACAAGGACATCGACAGTCTGCTCACCTGGATGGCTGGTGAGTGCAGGGGCCGCAGTGGCGGCGGGCGGATGTCCGCCCCGAGTGGCTGTGGGAAGGCTGCCGTCATCGTTTTGGgggtttttgcttttccagaagcGTCGAGTTGCCCGGAGGTCCCCCAGCCGCCACTGCCAGCCGTCcccagcagcctcagcaccTCTCCTGCCGTCGGAGCGGCCCCCGACCTTCCCACGAGCGGCGGGCAGCTCGGCAGAGAGGCGCAGGCTGTCGCCGGGCCCCTCGGGGAGCCGTTCTCAGGGCAGCCGGCATCCTCTGAGTCGCGGCTCCGCGGGCACCTGATGGAGGAGGCGCGGCAGAGGCAGCCCCGGGTGCTTCTCAGCCGCCTTGCGCTGCCGACCCACCTGGACGCTCGCGTGCCTCCTTCGGCCCAGACCGCACGGCTGATGGAGGAGGCGAAGCAGAGGCAGCCCCGGGTGCTTCTCAGCCGCCTGGCGCTGCCGACCCACCTGGATGCTCGCGTGCCTCCTTCGGCCCAGACTGCACGGCTGATGGAGGAGGCGAAGCAGAGGCAGCCCCGGGTGCTTCTCGCCCGCCTGGCGCTGCCGCCCGGCTGTACCTCCTTCCGCGTGCCGGACGGCCGCCGCCAGGGTGGCATCGAGCCGGCCGAGTGCCCGGCGCCCGCCCGCAGCGCCAGGaaaggcaggagcagagggcGCGAGCAGCGCAAGGACAGCGTCCCGGCCGGGAAGAGGAAGCTGCCCCCGGGCCACGACGCTCCGCGGCACAAACGGCGGCGCTAG
- the LOC125685327 gene encoding nascent polypeptide-associated complex subunit alpha, muscle-specific form-like isoform X5, which yields MQPTFGNAAVPVTLQPLYVPVVTHVVPQVWPGVPRVWGQGAQLPPGGPPPSVRQLPPWGLHPGTAPPAAPAHRWGHPLQAGTPQPPQPMGLWPGAVFHAQPPQPAGGCPLQDPHRRVLPPAPPAQQQGLPAPCTLPASWQQAAGPFADAVVLTEGQGHPAPTDACPQPTAAPLGCSSAALDSGAATASADVAEDVADLLPWISELTSNAGILVDTSEIDDVLAWLSNEGTPSSAVPGDKDIDSLLTWMAEASSCPEVPQPPLPAVPSSLSTSPAVGAAPDLPTSGGQLGREAQAVAGPLGEPFSGQPASSESRLRGHLMEEARQRQPRVLLSRLALPTHLDARVPPSAQTARLMEEAKQRQPRVLLSRLALPTHLDARVPPSAQTARLMEEAKQRQPRVLLARLALPPGCTSFRVPDGRRQGGIEPAECPAPARSARKGRSRGREQRKDSVPAGKRKLPPGHDAPRHKRRR from the exons ATGCAGCCCACCTTTGGCAACGCAGCAGTGCCGGTGACACTGCAACCCCTCTACGTCCCCGTTGTCACCCACGTGGTGCCTCAGGTCTGGCCTGGGGTGCCCCGTGTCTGGGGACAGGGAGCGCAGCTCCCACCCGGGGGGCCGCCTCCATCTGTGCGTCAGCTCCCACCTTGGGGGCTGCACCCAGGGACGGCTCCCCCCGCGGCCCCTGCCCACCGCTGGGGACATcccctgcaggcagggacaccgCAGCCCCCGCAGCCGATGGGGCTGTGGCCTGGGGCCGTGTTCCACGcgcagcccccgcagcccgCAGGCGGCTGCCCGCTGCAGGACCCCCATCGCCGCGTCCTTCCGCCGGCACCTCCAGCGCAGCAGCAGGGGCTCCCCGCGCCCTGCACCCTGCCCGCCAGCTGGCAGCAGGCGGCGGGGCCCTTTGCAGATGCCGTGGTGCTCACGGAGGGCCAGGGGCACCCAGCACCCACCGACGCGTGCCCCCAACCCACCGCAGCTCCGCTCGGCTGCAGCAGCGCGGCGCTGGACTCAGGTG CGGCGACAGCGAGCGCAGACGTGGCGGAGGACGTTGCTGATCTGCTCCCGTGGATCAGCG AACTGACATCCAACGCAGGCATCCTGGTCGACACCTCGGAGATCGATGATGTGCTGGCGTGGCTCAGCAACG aagGGACCCCCAGCTCAGCCGTTCCAGGGGACAAGGACATCGACAGTCTGCTCACCTGGATGGCTG aagcGTCGAGTTGCCCGGAGGTCCCCCAGCCGCCACTGCCAGCCGTCcccagcagcctcagcaccTCTCCTGCCGTCGGAGCGGCCCCCGACCTTCCCACGAGCGGCGGGCAGCTCGGCAGAGAGGCGCAGGCTGTCGCCGGGCCCCTCGGGGAGCCGTTCTCAGGGCAGCCGGCATCCTCTGAGTCGCGGCTCCGCGGGCACCTGATGGAGGAGGCGCGGCAGAGGCAGCCCCGGGTGCTTCTCAGCCGCCTTGCGCTGCCGACCCACCTGGACGCTCGCGTGCCTCCTTCGGCCCAGACCGCACGGCTGATGGAGGAGGCGAAGCAGAGGCAGCCCCGGGTGCTTCTCAGCCGCCTGGCGCTGCCGACCCACCTGGATGCTCGCGTGCCTCCTTCGGCCCAGACTGCACGGCTGATGGAGGAGGCGAAGCAGAGGCAGCCCCGGGTGCTTCTCGCCCGCCTGGCGCTGCCGCCCGGCTGTACCTCCTTCCGCGTGCCGGACGGCCGCCGCCAGGGTGGCATCGAGCCGGCCGAGTGCCCGGCGCCCGCCCGCAGCGCCAGGaaaggcaggagcagagggcGCGAGCAGCGCAAGGACAGCGTCCCGGCCGGGAAGAGGAAGCTGCCCCCGGGCCACGACGCTCCGCGGCACAAACGGCGGCGCTAG